Proteins encoded in a region of the Marmota flaviventris isolate mMarFla1 chromosome 3, mMarFla1.hap1, whole genome shotgun sequence genome:
- the Wnt1 gene encoding proto-oncogene Wnt-1, translating into MGRWALLPSWVSATLLLVLAALPAALAANSSGRWWGIVNIASSTNLLTDSKSLQLVLEPSLQLLSRKQRRLIRQNPGILHSVSGGLQSAVRECKWQFRNRRWNCPTAPGPHLFGKIVNRGCRETAFIFAITSAGVTHSVARSCSEGSIESCTCDYRRRGPGGPDWHWGGCSDNIDFGRLFGREFVDSGEKGRDLRFLMNLHNNEAGRTTVFSEMRQECKCHGMSGSCTVRTCWMRLPTLRAVGDVLRDRFDGASRVLYGNRGSNRASRAELLRLEPEDPAHKPPSPHDLVYFEKSPNFCTYSGRLGTAGTAGRSCNSSSPALDGCELLCCGRGHRTRTQRVTERCNCTFHWCCHVSCRNCTHTRVLHECL; encoded by the exons ATGGGGCGCTGGGCGCTGCTGCCCAGCTGGGTTTCTGCTACTCTGCTACTGGTGCTGGCCGCTCTGCCCGCTGCCCTGGCCGCCAACAGCAGTGGCCGATGGTG GGGTATCGTGAACATAGCCTCCTCTACGAACCTGCTAACCGACTCCAAGAGTCTGCAGCTGGTGCTGGAGCCCAGTCTGCAACTGCTGAGCCGCAAGCAGCGGCGGTTGATCCGCCAGAACCCGGGGATCCTGCACAGCGTGAGCGGTGGGCTGCAGAGCGCAGTCCGGGAGTGCAAGTGGCAGTTCCGGAACCGCCGCTGGAACTGCCCCACTGCTCCGGGGCCCCACCTCTTCGGCAAGATCGTCAACCGAG GCTGTAGGGAAACAGCGTTTATCTTCGCCATCACCTCTGCCGGGGTCACCCATTCGGTGGCGCGCTCCTGCTCAGAAGGCTCTATCGAGTCTTGCACATGCGACTATCGGCGGCGCGGTCCTGGAGGCCCCGATTGGCACTGGGGGGGCTGCAGTGACAACATTGATTTCGGCCGCCTCTTCGGTCGGGAGTTCGTGGACTCTGGGGAGAAGGGGCGGGACCTGCGCTTCCTCATGAACCTTCATAACAACGAGGCGGGCCGCACG ACAGTGTTCTCTGAGATGCGTCAGGAGTGCAAGTGCCATGGGATGTCTGGTTCATGCACGGTGCGCACCTGCTGGATGCGGCTACCCACGCTGCGTGCGGTGGGCGACGTGCTGCGTGACCGCTTCGACGGCGCATCGCGCGTACTCTACGGCAACCGCGGTAGCAACCGCGCTTCACGGGCGGAGCTGCTGCGCCTAGAGCCCGAAGACCCTGCGCACAAGCCTCCTTCCCCTCATGACCTCGTCTACTTCGAGAAATCACCCAACTTCTGCACATACAGTGGACGCCTTGGTACAGCAGGCACTGCAGGGCGCTCCTGCAACAGTTCATCACCGGCGCTGGATGGTTGCGAGCTGCTCTGCTGTGGCCGGGGCCACCGCACACGCACGCAGCGCGTCACCGAGCGCTGCAACTGCACCTTCCACTGGTGCTGCCACGTCAGCTGCCGCAACTGCACTCACACGCGCGTACTGCACGAGTGTCTGTGA